From Saimiri boliviensis isolate mSaiBol1 chromosome 20, mSaiBol1.pri, whole genome shotgun sequence:
GTCCACCCCTGGAAGGGCCGCTCTGTGGATCACCCCAGCTACAGACACCAGAGGAAGAACTGGACAGTCTGAGCTCATCCAGGTGTTCCTCGAGGACGGGACAGAAAGACGTGGATATTGAAGGCGGCTGGTGGTGTGCCCAGGTCAGGGCAGCGGAGACCTCCAGTGACCACAGCTTGGGCGAGAGGGGCCTCCTcgaagataaatcctctcagcCAGGCAGTTGACTTCTGTAGAAGGGCGCGGTGCACGGATGGGGCAGTGGCAGCCACACATCTGGACAAGGAGGGGAAGGGCTACTTATGCCTGACGGGGGTCGCCCCGACTGCTGTGTCGTtcccctgttggctagggttagaccgcaCCGGCTAGCCTCGTCCTGACTGgctaaagagagcaggggtccgagctggagtggcagggtggacGGTACGGGCAGGTCAGAGCCGGCAGGCGgggggtgacctaggtcaaagggGACCGGAGCAGGTGACAGGAGCAGGTGACCGGGATGAATCAAGACGGAGCCGGGGGccgggggaacagatgtgaactactgattacaAGGAagctaaactttaaaataaagaattaaggaATACGAGAGCGGAACATGCTGACATGCCGattatttgaagagaaacttgaggTTCACTGTAACACTGTGTAACTCCCACCGGTGGCGGAGACCAGGGAGTTGAAGCACTGGCAGCCTGACAGCTGGCTTGTGCCTTCTGAGAGGACCCCTGCTTTTCTTTTCGTTTCTCTGGGGCCCCCTCTGGAGCCGCACCACTCCCATGCCCCTACCCTACCCCCACCCTGGCATCTCCCAGCCGAGACGGCTGAGGGCAGAGGTGAGGAGTTACTGGTGATATTGATCATCCTCTCTAAGCACTGGTACAGAGGAGGTATAGACGAGTTGAGGGACCGAGGACAGAGGAATGAATGAGACCCATGCCCCTGGCCTCCTCTCTGAGCCGGCATGGAGCCCCTCTGGCCTCCCCTGCCAGCTGGCTCTGCGTCTTCAAGGAGCTGGGCTCCTGCAGGTGGGCAGGCTTCGCTGCCGGTGGCCTGCGGTGCCTTGGCTCTGGCTTGGTTCTGCGGGACCCAGACAGGTCTGACGAGTTCCTCAGCAGCAGAGACAGGGCTCGGTCCATGATTTCCAGGAAAGGCAATGTCTTGGAGAGCAAGCGGAGCCAGGCTTGGGGTGCAGGGAGGAGCTGCCCggacccctcccctcctctgccaCCTACCTGTCCCCTGTGCCCCTGAGTCCAGAGCTCCAGAGTGACGGAGGTGCTTCTCTCCCGCCTCTCACAGAGGGAACAGGGGCTCAgcccgggggtgggggtggggggggtgaggaggaggggagggctcGCTGTGGCCCAGGGGTCAGGGCGTGTGGCCCCTATGGTGAAGCAGCTACCGTCAAAACCAGGACCGGCCCTCTGCAGGGTCCAACAtaccaccctccttggcctccttcCTCTTGGCTTCTCAGGGTTTGAATTCTATGCTTAACCCACAGCCTCCAACCCTTGGCTCCAGGGACCTCCTCCCAACCTCAGACACCAATTCCAAGCCCACACCTCAGGCGTGTGCTTCTCCTCCTTAGACAtcagctcttctctctttctccatctgcctcctccccctccctcccctcccctcccctccctccctccccctccccctccctcccctcccctccctccctcctcctccctccctcccctctgtccGTTCATCcgccctctttctctctctccctctcccttccttcctttcttctctctctctttctttctctctctctctttctctccctcccctccctccctcccttcctgggcaacagagtgagactgtctcaaaaaaataaaaaagatggatTTTGTAGTATGCGAATCGTGTCTCAATAAAAAAgcgctttaaaaaaatatgcactCTGGCCTCTGTCGTCTTCCATACAGTGTAGTATATACGAGCAATCACGAAGCTGCCGTGTATATCAACGGTTTACTCTCATAGCCATGTGGCATTCCCACGTATGAGTGCCCTAGcatttctttctattattatttttatttggagacagggtttcactctgtcccccagactggagtgcagtggtgtgatacaGCTCGCTGCAGCtgccaactcctgggctcgagtgatcctcgcacctcaacctcctcagtagctgggactataggcacacaccaccatgccaggctaatttttaattttttttttttttttttagaaatggggtcttgctatgttgcccagacaggtctcaaacccctggcctcaagcaattctcctgcctcggcctccgaaagctctggaattacaggcctgagccactatgcccagactcttttcagatcttttttttttttttttttttttttttgagatggagtcttgctctgtggcccagctggaaggcagtggcacgatcttggctcactgcaaccttcgtctcccaggttcaagtgattctcctgcctcagcctcctgagtagctgggattacaggagcccgccaccacacccggctaatttttgtatttttagtagactcagtgtttcaccatgttggtcaggctggtctcgagcccccaacctcgtgatccgccctcctcggcctcccacagtgctgggattataggcatgagccacctcgcccagcctctcTTTTCAGATCTTTATGgccatttggattttattcttgtCATCTACCTTTTTCGGGGTTATAATCTTTCTATTATAGACatgtgggattttaaaaaatatcctctGGATATGAGATCCTTGTCACGATCTGGGCTGCTGGCATCTTTTCTCGTCCAGCACCTTTTCGCATTCTTAGTTGCATCTTTTGGTGAgcagaagtttttcattttgatgaagccCAATTTATCCACTTTTATGGTCAGAGCTACGCGTGTCCTGTTTAAGAAGCCCCTGCCTGCCCCCTAAACATCCCTTGAAGCCCCCTCTTCCCTTCTGACGTCTTCGCCTCCAGCCAGCTCTTTGTAGCCAGTTTTCTCCCGCGCTTCCCCATTCTCCTCCCACCGATGTCCCCACCCCACATTTTGCCCCCGTCCTCTGCCTTCCTCACCGCCATCCGCTCGATCTTCCCACCCAGGGACGGTCCTGGCTCCTCTGCCAGTCCCTGCGAGTCCCTGGGACCAGCAGTCTCTGGCACGCACTAGGTGCTTAATAAAAGCTCCATACATGAAGGCAATATCCTGTGGCTTAGCTGGGATCTTAAAACTGTCAATTAGCTCTAATCACCAGCTTCTCAGGAACATTTGAGCAGAGCCAGGGAAACAAAAGTTTCGGAAAAAGCAACAAGACAGGAATgtttcattctctccgtcactgGAGCATGTACCGCACAAAGGCAGACCTCGTTAGCATTATTTATTCTTGCTTTGTCCCCGATCATAGGACGAGGGAAGCCTTTTCCCCGCCCCCTCTGGCTGCAGGCGCTCTGTCACCCCTCCCCCGACAGTTTGCTGCCCCCGAATGTCGGGGAGACCTGCCATTCTTTAGTCCTTCCCCTCCCCGTGAGTGATGATGTAACACAGGTTCCTGTAGTCCAGGTTACCGCACACATCTGGGGGAAACGCTGCAAACATCTGCTTGATCTGGGAAGGAGCAGAGAGTCAGCCTGCAGCGGGCCAGGTGAGAGCAGGAGCGGGGCATCTGCCGTGCCCACCCAAAGCCCGCATTTACCTCTTCCTCACTGAAGCGGTCTGCCTGGGTCATAAGTTTTTCTTTGATGCTGTACAAGGGGGAGACACAGTCATGTTCAGGGTAAGGGATACCCAGCTTGGACATGCAGACCCCAGGGGTGATGAGGGGCAAGCGGGGGCAGGGAGTGTCCTGGCCCAGGAGGATGTCACCCTGGGGCTGGTCTTGTCAGCCCCTCTGATGGCCAAGTAGCCTCTGAACTTCCGTTTTCTCCTCCATGAAGCAGGCTTTCTTGCCAGCATCAGGTAGGGACCAAAAGGAATGACCTGGGGACCCCAACAAAGGGGCCACTCTGAACCTcggtttcttcctctgtgaagtGGGCTTTCCTCCTAGCATCTAGTGGGGACCAGATAGAATGACCTGGGGACcactctgaacttcagtttcctgcTCTGTGAAGTGGGCTTTCCTCCCAGCATCAGGTGGGGACCTAATGGAATGACCTGGGGACCCCAACATGAGGGCTACTCTGATTTCCCGTCATGCACTGTCACCAAGCTCTGCATCATTGAGGGGAGACGGCTCAGGTCCGCCGCCCAGACCCTCTTCTGCCTGATTCTGGACACACTGTTTTTTCCAGCCTGTGATGTTCACTGACGTCAGACAGTGTTTTAGAGACGACGAGACGCTCGTGCTTGGCTAAGGGCACAGGACGGCCTGGCCAGGTCTGTGTCCTCTTGAGCCTGCAAGGGACTGGTGGCCCCTCAAACTTGGAGGGCTGTGCAGCGTTCCTGAGGGGGCTCAGTGGGCAGGAATGGGACCCGACGGCTGAGCAAGGCCTCCTCCGCCCAGAGCGTCCTCTGGCACCGGCTGCGGCGGGTCTCGCTGAGGACCAGGGCACATTTTCCATTATTTATGTTTCTGTGGGACAGTCACAGTTTCCAGCTCTCCAAGCTGGGGACTTCTCACAGACTGTTTCAACCAGAGCCTCCGCCGTGGCCTGTCTGGCCTGCAGCCACAGTCCGTCCCAAGGCAGTGCCTTCAGTTCCCAAATTGGGTCCCCAAAGGGTCCTTCCCAGCCTTGTCCTTGCACTGGTGAGAGTGAAGGCGGTTGACAGGGGAGGGAGGGTTCGGGGTCACTCCAGGGGCGCCAGAaaggaggcaggagttgcagaccccgagggaggggaggaggagagcatTGTGACTTGGAGCGGCCCTCTgcgtcccctccccaccccaggggaGTATGTGACTCATGGCTCTGGAGGTGAGAAAGTGTGAGACGGGCAGAccctctccacctccacccctgccccgCCTGCCCTCTCCCCTCCACCTCCATATGTGAGAATCTCAAAACTGGCAAAGCTAGCCTCAAAACCCGAAGGCCGCAGCATCACAGTAACTGATCAGGAAGCCCGCGCCGGGGGGAGGAATCTCACCTGCCCCAGGCCACCTCCAGGTCCAGCGAGGTTCTGAAGGGACCGCCCAGGCCCAGCTCAGAGGTCTGCCCTGAAGCCAGGGTCCAGGGCAGGCTGCCACTCCCCCGCCCAGCCCTGCCTGCAATCCTTGGCTCTCTGCTCCCATGTTGTCACTGAGTGGGGCACTCCTTCTGTCACGATCGCAGCCTGGTACCTGCCGGACAGCTGCCTGCAGCCACGTCCCCTTCATGCATTCCAAGGGAGCTGGTCACCTTCCCCAGCCCTCACTGCCCTCTTGCCCGAGGCGGTGCTGGCTACGATCTGGCTCAGTCCTCTTCCCAGAACCCGGATCCTACCGGCGCTGGCCTCTGGCTCTTTGCTTATCTGTCCACCCCACTCCGTCTCGACGGCCATGACCCTCCTGGGAGCTGcagccctctcctctcctcctccaggctGGCCTCCATGGTGTCCTTGCCTAACTCCTTCTTGAGCTCTCCCATGCAGGGTCCAGGGGCTGGGGTGTGAGCAGGCAAGCCCCGCCTGCCACTCCGCGCTGAgtctcccccacccacccccacccgcaCCCTCAAGCTGCAGCCAACTCCGAACCAACATGCACACGCCAAGCCCTGGCCCTCTGATCCCTCCATTCCCACATCTAGAATGCTGTTCCcgccctagcctgggcaacccatGGCCATCCTTCAAGGCCTGCCTTtgcccccacacccacctcacTAGGAAACTCTCTCCGAGTGAcccaacacttgtttttttttattggagacagaattttgctctgtcgcccaggctggagtgcaacagcgtgatctcggctcactacaacctcagctcactgcaacctccacctcccaggctcgcgtgattctcctgcctcggccaccagagtagctgggattacaggcgcccaccaccatgcccggcaatttttttttttttttttttttttttttttcagtaaagacaggggtcaccatgttgaccaggctggtctcaaactcctggtcgcaagtgatctgcccgcctcggtctcccaaagtgctgggactacaggcgtgagccaccgcggccggcctgACCCATTCCTTATCCATTTCTACTTGCACGCACACATAGAGATGGGGACACCAGGGCTCAGGAGGGGAAGAGACATCAAGTGATATCACCGGGCCAGGCAGCAGCCTCCCAACTCCTGGATTCTGGGAGGGGAGACTGGGCGGCCACCCACCCTGACCCCAGCCCAGAGCTGGCTTACCCCCGGAGCGTCTGCAGGGAGCAAAAAACCGAAGGAAGTCAGGAGAAACTTACACATCGGCCTTGACGAAGCCTTTCCCTTCAGTGTCGAACACTTTGAAGGCGTGGAGAATGGTCTCCTCTGGGTCCGTGCCTGTAAGCAGCACACACAGGGCAGGGAGAGAGGTAGATGGAGAGGGCCCCACAGAGACAGGCACCgagctgggcaggggctggggctgggggcaagTCTCGTGGCCCCGCACAGAGGCACAGCTCCGGGGAACTTCTTCCCCAGCTTTCACTGCACAGAGAGGGCAGAGCTCACTTGAAGCAAGAGCAGAGAGGGAAACAAGTCACTGTAACTGTAGACAAGGGTTCCGCATATATACCTTTGTGAACAGCCTGTGCAACTGTACATGGAGACCCTGAGCGTTTAAAAACTTTATGTTTAACCCTTCCCTATTTTACACATGAGCaagctgagacccagagaagttaaGCGACTTGTCCAAAGTCTCACAGCCGAGGCTACTGCGTGGCCAGTGGTCCGAGTGGGGGACATGACTCTGGGGCTCGTGCACTACCCAAGCCATGCCCAAGAGGCCGTGGGCAGAGGAAAAAGAGTTCTGTATGTGGGTGCCAAAAGGCTGGGGCTTGGGCAGTGGCATCGGAGTCTGTGAGATTGGCCCAGCCAGAAGTGGGGCAGGTGGGCCAGCGGGCCAAGGGCGGGGATTTGGGGAGGCAGAAGGGCAGCCAGAGATACTCCGCTTTTATCACGTTCACAGCACAGCCATGGGGAGAGATGCCATGCGAAGACGCGAATCGGATACCCATAATAGCATTGAACGTGCAGCCCTCGCGCTGCACccatgggaaactgaggcccagagagaggaacAGGCTGCGTGAGGGACAACAGGTGACCTGGCCACCCTCGCCCGGTGCCCTTTTCCCCTCTGTCACCGTGTCCCCCCTTGTTCACTTTGGACACGGGCGTGCTCCCTTCCTTTCCTCGGTGCTCACCTGAGTCATTGGTGAAATGGGGACAGGGACGGTGCGTGCCACCCACCTCACAGGAGCAGCTAAGGTCACACACCATTCACGGTAAGGTTCTGACCAACatgtgtgacatggtaaaagccccgtAAACCTGCACACCTCagccatacctcggctttctactgaaactgctctctgtaacgcAAACGTGACAGGCAAGCCGTCCAAACCCAGGCCACCTTGgcccctgcgacttgtaataaCCAATTAAGGattgtaatttccaccctacccagacaatgtgtaaacaaatgctaatcttgacttttgtgaaccacttaagtaacaatcagaatgtcaaaagtcccctggccctcggagtgtccggagcccctcaccctcatctccgcccaggaggtgatttacagaatccactagccctcagaacatctgaagcccctcacccccacccctgcccccaccctcactcccgaggtggttttatgggtataaaaggtcttgacaccctcctttcggggccacgggttgggGAGACGCGAGTCCTCtgtggccgccggcaataaagaccctgcaatgtggcatacttttgtcttggtgttgactttcaaTGCTCGGGCCGGTCCAACACATGTATCGACCAGGGCTGCAAACACATCTGCAGCTCCAGGCCTGCAGCTTTAAGATGTTACCCGCTGGAGCTCTGAGAGCACCGATGAGTAGACATGGATGCCTTAGTTTATCACAGAGAAAACAGGCTTGGAGAGGTTTTAGTACTTGCCTGAGGGCCCCCTAATAAGAGAAGGGAGGATTTAAACCCACCTTCGGACTCCAGAGTCCCCTGCTCCTTCTGCCACCCTGTGCTCCTGCCAGTCAGATTGGGTCCGGCAGGGTCATGTGCCTCCCCCATTAGACTAAGTCTGATGTGCCTCCAGCATCACGCTAGGTCAGGATCGCCTGTGCCTCCCCCATCAGACTGGGTGAGGGTCATCTGTGCCTCCTCCATCCGACTGGGTCAGGGCCATCTGTGCCTTCCCCCATCAGACTGCATCAGGGCCATCTGTGCCTTCCCCCTCAGATTAGATCAGAGCCTCATCTGTTCCTCTCCCATCAGACTTGATCAGGGCCATCTGTGCCTTTCCCATCAGACTGGGTCAGGGATGTCTATACTTCTCGCATCAGATCAGATCAGAACCTCATCTATTCCTCCGCCATTAGACTGGGTCAGAGCCATCTGCTCCTTCCCCATCAGACCAGATCAAGGCCATCTGTGCCTTTCCCATCAGACTGGGTCAGGGCCGTCTGGGCCTCCCCCATCAGACTAGAAACTACCTGGGACTGGGACTGGGCAGTATTTGAGTCTCCGGGCATCTCTGAAACTGGCCCAGAGTGAAAAAGCCTGGCACACACTGGCCTCACTGGCCTGGGAGCTCCTAGAGGACAGAGCCATGGACTGCctctgggcagggtggcagggaGCTGGTGTGCCCAGCAGACAGGCTCAGCCCAAGGCACAGCGGGGACATTCCAGGCCCATACGGCCTGACCAAgccagcaggggttggggggtaTCTCCAGGCTGGTGAGGGTTGAGTGCCCAGAGCATCACGTGGGGCACCCATATGGGGTTTGCCTCTGAGGCCAGTCTCCCAGGTTTCACCGATTAGTTGAAAATTCCCCTCGTCTTTGAAGAGGCCTCACTGCTGGGACAGGTTTGTGGCTGGCTCCCGCCTGTCCCCCTGCGGACCATGCACGTGGACTTAGCTCAGGCTCTCAGGCACCCAGCACAGCCCCGCCACTCCTTGTCGCCGTGGCTGGCagtcctcccttccctcctccccagagAGGGCCACTGTTCCTGGGACTGCGAACCTCATAAAATCTGCTACAGATTGTCCACTTCCCC
This genomic window contains:
- the MYL10 gene encoding myosin regulatory light chain 10 isoform X3, producing MDQNRDGFIDKEDLRDTFAALGRINVKNEELEAMVKEAPGPINFTVFLTMFGEKLKGTDPEETILHAFKVFDTEGKGFVKADVIKEKLMTQADRFSEEEIKQMFAAFPPDVCGNLDYRNLCYIITHGEGKD
- the MYL10 gene encoding myosin regulatory light chain 10 isoform X4, with the translated sequence MFDQSQIQEFKEAFTIMDQNRDGFIDKEDLRDTFAALGRINVKNEELEAMVKEAPGPINFTVFLTMFGEKLKGTDPEETILHAFKVFDTEGKGFVKADVIKEKLMTQADRFSEEEIKQMFAAFPPDVCGNLDYRNLCYIITHGEGKD